From the genome of Halictus rubicundus isolate RS-2024b chromosome 2, iyHalRubi1_principal, whole genome shotgun sequence, one region includes:
- the LOC143362880 gene encoding apolipoprotein D, translating to MFRACLLLIVVSGATAQVPFLGTCPNLETMSNFSMSSYTGKWYEVERYFALFEFGGKCVTANYSEGENGSIKILNKQISALTGVSSSIEGVGRLIGRADDPKIIVTFPSLPLPLDAPYWILDTDYTSYAVVWSCSNFGVFSVRNAWILTREPKPPVSVLEKAYQVIDKNSISRAYFIRTDQKNCPEEN from the exons ATGTTCCGAGCGTGTCTACTGTTGATTGTCGTGTCCGGGGCAACAGCGCAGGTGCCATTTTTAGGCACCTGTCCCAATTTGGAAACTATGTCGAATTTCAGCATGAGTAGC TACACCGGGAAATGGTACGAGGTGGAAAGGTACTTCGCTCTGTTCGAATTCGGCGGAAAGTGCGTGACTGCGAATTACAGCGAAGGTGAAAACGGATCGATTAAGATCTTGAATAAACAAATTTCTGCCCT GACCGGAGTCTCTTCAAGTATCGAAGGAGTCGGAAGGCTAATTGGCAGGGCAGACGACCCTAAGATAATCGTGACATTCCCTTCTCTTCCTCTGCCGCTGGATGCACCTTATTGGATTCTCGATACTGACTATACTTCCTACGCAGTAGTATGGAGCTGCTCGAACTTTGGTGTATTCAG TGTACGGAACGCTTGGATCCTGACGAGAGAACCAAAGCCACCGGTTTCTGTTTTGGAGAAAGCATACCAAGTGATAGACAAAAATAGCATAAGTAGGGCATACTTCATTCGCACTGATCAGAAGAATTGTCCAGAAGAAAACTAA